In Desulfovibrio aminophilus, the DNA window TCGCGGTCTACCAGGCGGCCCCGGGCTTCCTGGCCGAACTCCTGGCCGGGCTGCCGAGGCCCGAGGAGGTGCGCGAGCCCCTGGCGCTCGTGCGCGGCGAGGTCCCGGCCAGGTTCCCGGCCTGGGCCCAGAACGTCTGGCTCGACCCGGTCTTCATCCCCATCGAGTCCATCGGGGACGCGGCCAAGAAGCTCAAGGCGATCCAGCGCAACTGGGCCCTCTGCCCCACGCGCCACCACCGCCGCGCCGCGCTCATCGAGGAGAAGCTGCCCAGGGTTTCCGCCAAGCCCCTGGTCTTCGGCCGGGCCGCGCCCAGCGCCCCCCTGGGGGCCTGGACCCTCTGGGAGGAGAACCTCCTGCTGGCCTCGCCGCGCTGCTCAAGCCCCTTTCCCAACGGCGAGATCCGCTTCGAGGAGGACCGCGAGGGACCGCCCAGCCGGGCCTACCTCA includes these proteins:
- a CDS encoding SAM-dependent methyltransferase produces the protein MDLAVYQAAPGFLAELLAGLPRPEEVREPLALVRGEVPARFPAWAQNVWLDPVFIPIESIGDAAKKLKAIQRNWALCPTRHHRRAALIEEKLPRVSAKPLVFGRAAPSAPLGAWTLWEENLLLASPRCSSPFPNGEIRFEEDREGPPSRAYLKLWEAFTRIGVRPGPGELCLDLGASPGGWTFVLAGLGARVFAIDKAPLDPRLERLPNVETCRGSAFGLDPRHAGAVDWLFSDVICYPERLLGYARRWLELGSCRNFVCTVKLQGPGAPEALQGFADIPGSSLTHLCHNKHELTWVKLG